In Xanthocytophaga agilis, a genomic segment contains:
- a CDS encoding FecR family protein produces the protein MNKIEFHQLLHRYLQGSCTKEEMLKIHRWYSLLENQSQLDLTYEEKNELEHRLWSNINNEIEDSENVIPLETGKRKNRTLIYTGVAAACVLITIASFFFFTKKISTEKEICTFEKNVELISQQNQSQIVKKIVLQDNSVVHLSPNSSILYPKIFNSHKREIQLTGDAFFEIAKDPEKPFLVYTGRLVTKVLGTSFWIKTKDQSNSIEVDVATGKVSVYENSAYEKSNTSDVNTIARDKLSNNGVILTPNQRVEFFEKGRHWVTGLVEKPIEIKEIKNTPLPEKLVYNDRPILEILGSLEQRYGIEIVPASEKLNACTFTGDITEMPLYEKLDLLCQSIGATYEIKGTRILISGNGCD, from the coding sequence ATGAATAAAATAGAATTTCATCAATTGCTACATCGATATCTTCAGGGTAGCTGTACCAAAGAAGAAATGTTGAAGATACATCGGTGGTATTCTCTTTTAGAAAATCAATCACAGTTAGATTTAACATATGAAGAAAAAAACGAGTTAGAGCATAGATTGTGGAGTAATATCAATAATGAAATCGAAGATTCAGAAAACGTTATCCCACTAGAGACTGGCAAACGAAAGAATCGCACTCTTATATATACTGGAGTTGCTGCAGCTTGTGTTTTGATAACTATTGCTTCTTTCTTTTTTTTCACAAAAAAGATATCTACTGAAAAAGAGATCTGTACGTTTGAAAAAAATGTAGAATTGATCTCACAGCAAAATCAAAGCCAAATAGTAAAAAAAATAGTCTTACAGGATAATAGTGTAGTACACTTATCTCCCAACAGTAGTATTTTATATCCTAAAATTTTTAATTCCCATAAGAGGGAAATTCAACTAACCGGGGATGCATTTTTTGAGATTGCTAAAGATCCGGAGAAGCCATTTCTGGTATACACAGGTCGCCTTGTGACAAAAGTATTAGGAACAAGTTTCTGGATTAAAACAAAAGATCAATCAAATTCTATTGAAGTAGATGTTGCAACAGGTAAAGTATCTGTATACGAAAATTCAGCCTATGAAAAGTCCAATACATCAGATGTAAATACCATAGCTAGAGATAAGCTTAGTAACAATGGTGTAATTCTCACTCCAAATCAAAGAGTTGAGTTTTTTGAAAAAGGCCGCCACTGGGTAACAGGACTCGTTGAAAAGCCTATTGAAATCAAAGAGATTAAGAATACACCTTTACCAGAAAAGTTAGTTTATAATGACAGACCTATTCTGGAAATATTAGGTAGTCTGGAACAACGCTATGGGATAGAGATTGTTCCGGCTAGTGAAAAATTAAACGCCTGCACCTTTACGGGTGACATTACTGAGATGCCATTATACGAAAAACTGGATTTGTTGTGTCAGTCAATTGGGGCAACTTATGAAATCAAGGGAACTCGTATACTAATCTCTGGAAATGGATGTGACTAA
- a CDS encoding RNA polymerase sigma-70 factor codes for MNSKNTELSEQELLEAFLNGDRTAFTTIYQLYWHKMYIVAYRKLKDKQAAEEIIQDIFVKLWKNRATVHITRLDYYLFTAVRYSVIDHIRSEIVQGEYEEYYKTFLSLEDSNTENTIAFNELISTITNGLDILPEKSREVFRLNRLEHWPVAQIAEHLDLSEKAVEYHLTKSLKSMRVYLKDHLFIFLILFSSFL; via the coding sequence ATGAATAGCAAGAATACAGAATTATCTGAACAGGAATTATTGGAAGCATTCTTGAATGGGGATAGAACCGCCTTTACAACTATCTATCAACTATACTGGCACAAAATGTACATTGTTGCCTATAGAAAGCTGAAAGACAAACAAGCTGCAGAAGAGATTATACAGGATATATTTGTGAAGTTATGGAAGAATAGAGCAACCGTACATATTACAAGGCTGGACTATTATCTATTTACTGCTGTTAGATATTCTGTTATAGATCACATACGTTCTGAGATAGTTCAGGGAGAATATGAAGAATATTACAAAACATTTTTATCGTTAGAAGACTCAAATACAGAAAATACCATAGCTTTTAATGAATTGATTTCTACTATAACCAATGGTTTGGACATACTTCCTGAAAAATCAAGAGAAGTTTTTAGGCTAAATAGACTAGAACATTGGCCTGTTGCACAAATTGCTGAACATCTGGACCTCTCTGAAAAAGCAGTTGAATATCACCTGACCAAATCACTGAAATCTATGAGGGTATACTTGAAAGATCACCTATTTATCTTTCTTATTCTATTTTCTTCTTTCTTGTAA